Proteins from a single region of Apium graveolens cultivar Ventura chromosome 7, ASM990537v1, whole genome shotgun sequence:
- the LOC141673554 gene encoding uncharacterized protein LOC141673554, whose amino-acid sequence MTKWTKANSDFEEFLKELRIKHKKASLAHPQGNGQVEVTNRTIPRGLEKRLEESKKSWPDELPKVLWSYRTTSQTGTGKTPFKLAYGTEARLPIETGSPSHRMVNFDEVSNIEGLQNNLELLDEVRDQAVEKMESYKEKTKLYFAKKAKIREYVVGDLVLRDTEASDPTNQGKLQPNWEGPYIVKKVLHPGTYKLNYLSGTEVPNTWHGTQLRKFYQ is encoded by the exons ATGACCAAGTGGACAAAAGCCAA TTCGGACTTCGAAGAATTTTTGAAAGAGCTCAGGATAAAGCATAAGAAAGCATCTCTAGCCCACCCCCAGGGGAACGGACAAGTAGAGGTCACTAACAGAACCATACCCCGAGGTTTGGAAAAAAGGTTGGAAGAATCTAAGAAAAGTTGGCCAGACGAGCTCCCGAAGGTCCTATGGTCCTACAGAACCACCTCCCAGACCGGAACTGGTAAGACTCCATTTAAACTTGCTTACGGCACCGAGGCTCGGCTACCAATAGAAACCGGGTCCCCTTCTCATAGAATGGTCAACTTTGATGAAGTCTCCAACATAGAAGGCCTTCAAAACAACCTTGAACTCTTGGATGAAGTAAGAGACCAGGCTGTAGAAAAGATGGAAAGCTACAAGGAAAAAACAAAGCTTTACTTTGCGAAGAAGGCCAAGATAAGAGAATATGTGGTGGGAGATCTAGTACTCCGGGACACCGAAGCCTCAGACCCAACTAACCAAGGGAAACTGCAGCCGAACTGGGAAGGCCCCTATATAGTCAAGAAAGTGCTCCATCCGGGAACTTACAAGCTGAACTACCTCAGCGGGACCGAGGTCCCCAACACCTGGCACGGAACCCAactaaggaaattctaccagtaA
- the LOC141673555 gene encoding uncharacterized protein LOC141673555 — translation MCEIFKNWQRHGNVPLIRDPFTIEDANAILAIHVPQSEVPDRVAWMGSNNGVYSAKSGFHHWFNMQFGNSVVPQSIGWRKVWHLKHLNKIKVFIWRFCHNVIPIRRRLRSRGVRIPIICPICSTDIEHMAHLFFDCEFATGCWSHVNFYYDWMTVESAADLLLEQL, via the coding sequence ATGTGCGAAATTTTTAAAAACTGGCAGAGGCATGGAAACGTCCCTCTCATTCGTGATCCCTTTACTATTGAAGATGCAAATGCTATCTTGGCCATACATGTCCCACAAAGTGAAGTTCCTGATAGAGTGGCTTGGATGGGGTCGAACAATGGTGTTTATAGTGCGAAGTCTGGTTTTCACCACTGGTTTAATATGCAGTTTGGCAATTCAGTTGTACCTCAGAGTATTGGTTGGAGGAAAGTTTGGCACCTAAAACACCTTAATAAGATAAAAGTTTTTATCTGGCGATTTTGTCATAATGTTATTCCTATCAGGCGTCGATTGAGATCTAGGGGAGTTCGAATTCCTATAATCTGTCCAATATGTTCAACAGATATAGAGCACATGGCACATCTTTTCTTTGACTGTGAGTTTGCTACTGGTTGCTGGAGTCATGTTAACTTTTATTATGACTGGATGACAGTCGAGAGTGCGGCAGATTTGTTGCTGGAACAGCTCTGA